One window of Xanthomonas sp. 10-10 genomic DNA carries:
- the galU gene encoding UTP--glucose-1-phosphate uridylyltransferase GalU, which translates to MSQRIRKAVFPVAGLGTRFLPATKTVPKEMLPIIDKPLIQYAVDEAIQAGCDTLIFVTNRYKHSIADYFDKAYELEQKLERAGKLEQLELVRHALPEGVRAIFVTQAEALGLGHAVLCAKAVVGDEPFAVLLPDDLMWNRGDAALTQMADVAEASGGSVIAVEDVPHDKTASYGIVSTDAFDGRKGRINAIVEKPKPEVAPSNLAVVGRYVLSPKIFELLEATGAGAGGEIQLTDAIAELLKKEQVDAFRFEGRRFDCGAHIGLIEATVHFALEHEKHGGPAKEILRNALAQADARG; encoded by the coding sequence ATGAGCCAGCGTATTCGCAAGGCCGTATTCCCCGTCGCAGGTCTTGGGACCCGCTTTCTTCCGGCGACCAAGACGGTGCCGAAGGAAATGCTGCCAATCATCGACAAACCATTGATCCAGTACGCCGTCGACGAGGCCATCCAGGCCGGCTGCGATACGTTGATCTTCGTGACCAATCGCTACAAGCACTCGATCGCCGACTACTTCGACAAGGCCTACGAGCTGGAGCAGAAGCTCGAACGTGCGGGCAAGCTGGAGCAGCTGGAGCTGGTGCGGCATGCGCTGCCGGAAGGGGTGCGCGCCATTTTCGTGACGCAAGCCGAGGCGCTGGGTCTGGGTCATGCGGTGTTGTGTGCCAAGGCCGTGGTCGGCGATGAGCCGTTTGCGGTGCTGTTGCCGGACGATCTGATGTGGAACCGTGGCGACGCCGCGCTGACCCAGATGGCCGATGTGGCCGAAGCATCCGGTGGCAGCGTCATCGCCGTGGAAGACGTGCCGCACGACAAGACCGCCAGCTACGGCATCGTGTCCACCGACGCATTCGACGGCCGTAAGGGTCGCATCAATGCGATCGTCGAAAAGCCCAAGCCCGAAGTGGCCCCGAGCAATCTGGCCGTGGTCGGTCGCTATGTGCTCAGCCCGAAGATTTTCGAGTTGCTCGAAGCCACCGGTGCAGGTGCCGGCGGCGAGATCCAGCTGACCGATGCCATTGCCGAGTTGTTGAAGAAAGAGCAGGTCGACGCGTTCCGTTTCGAAGGCCGTCGTTTCGATTGCGGCGCGCACATCGGTTTGATCGAGGCGACCGTCCACTTTGCGCTCGAGCATGAGAAGCATGGTGGGCCGGCGAAGGAAATCCTGCGCAACGCATTGGCCCAGGCCGACGCGCGCGGCTGA
- a CDS encoding nucleoside-diphosphate sugar epimerase/dehydratase: MISWRDRLTKALPQVAVVLHDLLMVWVCWQLLHAGRYSMLREAPDLPLWDWRTAVVLVAQGLVFWKMGLYRGLWRFASVPDLWNIFKSSFLGLVAIVLALSYDRLDGVPLSVLVVYPFALSALLGTPRLLYRAWKDYQIAHSGDAAQRVLILGAGRAAEGLVRDLRRTGTFVPVGFLDDANNLHGAKIQGLNVLGNLDQAASIAKETAAKLLVIAIPSLDASGMQRVVAICESTGLPFRMVPKLINVLEGRSLPGELKEVAIEDLLNRKPVTPDWRLIRDWLTNKTVMVTGAGGSIGSEVCRQCARHGARRIVLLEIDELALLTIDSDLRRLFPDIEVVRVLGDCGDPAVVAHALNTAAPDAVFHAAAYKQVPLLEEQLREAVRNNVLATENVARACQRARIETFVFISTDKAVEPVNVLGASKRYAEMICQSLDARDAPTRFITVRFGNVLDSAGSVVPLFREQIRQGGPVTVTHPDVTRYFMTIPEACQLVIQAAASASHGAIYTLDMGEPVPIRLLAEQMIRLAGKQPGKDVAILYTGLRPGEKLHETLFYSDEDYRPTAHPKILEAGVREFSHEQVLQLVTRLREAVNRYDIKAMETVLGSLMPDFAAARRKVDARSDTVVPFPAREVRRL, encoded by the coding sequence ATGATTTCCTGGCGTGACCGTTTGACCAAGGCGCTGCCGCAAGTGGCAGTCGTGTTACACGACCTTTTGATGGTCTGGGTGTGCTGGCAGCTGCTGCATGCGGGCCGCTACTCGATGTTGCGCGAGGCGCCGGATCTTCCGCTGTGGGACTGGCGCACCGCCGTGGTCCTGGTGGCACAGGGCCTGGTGTTCTGGAAGATGGGGCTGTACCGCGGGCTGTGGCGCTTCGCGTCGGTGCCCGACCTGTGGAATATCTTCAAGTCGAGCTTTCTCGGCCTGGTGGCGATCGTATTGGCGCTGTCGTACGACCGCCTGGACGGCGTGCCGTTGTCGGTTCTGGTGGTCTATCCGTTTGCGCTGTCTGCGCTGCTGGGGACGCCACGCCTGCTGTATCGCGCCTGGAAGGACTACCAGATTGCGCACTCCGGAGATGCGGCGCAACGCGTGCTGATCCTGGGCGCCGGGCGGGCTGCCGAAGGTCTGGTGCGCGACCTTCGCCGCACCGGCACCTTCGTTCCGGTCGGCTTTCTGGACGATGCCAACAACCTGCATGGCGCAAAGATTCAGGGCCTCAACGTGCTGGGCAATCTGGATCAGGCCGCGTCGATCGCGAAAGAGACCGCCGCCAAGCTGCTGGTGATCGCGATCCCGTCGCTCGATGCATCCGGCATGCAGCGCGTGGTGGCGATCTGCGAGAGTACCGGACTGCCGTTCCGGATGGTGCCCAAGCTGATCAATGTGCTGGAAGGCCGCTCGCTGCCCGGCGAATTGAAGGAAGTCGCCATCGAGGACCTGCTCAATCGCAAGCCGGTGACGCCGGACTGGCGCCTGATCCGCGACTGGCTGACCAACAAGACCGTGATGGTGACCGGTGCCGGCGGGTCGATCGGCTCGGAGGTCTGCCGTCAGTGCGCGCGCCATGGGGCGCGCCGCATCGTGCTGCTGGAAATCGACGAGCTGGCGCTGTTGACCATCGATTCGGACCTGCGTCGGTTGTTTCCGGATATCGAAGTGGTACGGGTGCTCGGCGATTGCGGCGATCCGGCCGTGGTGGCGCACGCATTGAATACCGCGGCCCCTGACGCGGTGTTTCATGCCGCCGCGTACAAGCAGGTGCCCTTGCTGGAAGAGCAGCTGCGCGAGGCCGTGCGCAACAATGTGCTGGCGACCGAGAACGTGGCGCGTGCCTGTCAGCGTGCACGCATCGAAACGTTCGTGTTCATTTCCACTGACAAGGCGGTCGAGCCGGTCAACGTGCTGGGCGCTAGCAAGCGCTACGCGGAGATGATCTGCCAGAGTCTTGACGCGCGTGATGCGCCAACGCGCTTCATCACCGTGCGCTTCGGCAATGTGCTGGATTCGGCCGGTAGCGTGGTGCCGCTGTTCCGCGAGCAGATCCGCCAGGGTGGCCCGGTCACCGTGACGCATCCGGATGTGACGCGCTACTTCATGACCATCCCCGAGGCCTGCCAGTTGGTGATCCAGGCAGCTGCCTCGGCCTCGCATGGCGCGATCTATACGCTGGACATGGGCGAGCCGGTGCCGATCCGGCTGCTTGCCGAGCAGATGATCCGTCTTGCCGGCAAGCAGCCGGGCAAGGATGTGGCGATTCTCTACACCGGTCTGCGTCCGGGCGAGAAGCTGCACGAGACGCTGTTCTACTCCGACGAAGACTACCGCCCGACCGCGCATCCCAAGATCCTGGAAGCCGGCGTGCGTGAGTTCTCGCACGAGCAGGTGCTGCAGCTGGTGACGCGTCTGCGCGAGGCGGTTAATCGCTATGACATCAAGGCAATGGAGACTGTGCTGGGCAGCCTGATGCCGGATTTTGCGGCTGCTCGACGGAAAGTCGACGCGCGATCTGATACGGTCGTTCCATTCCCCGCACGTGAGGTCAGAAGACTGTAA